A region from the Dehalococcoides mccartyi CG5 genome encodes:
- a CDS encoding PAS domain-containing sensor histidine kinase, whose amino-acid sequence MEDTSIMKECEFDQSNGIYRMLFETSADAIVLIDALTGQIVNCNKEYELLTGFKFEDLIKMEIWDTHPANQRKKCTSIMRKTLKQGYGKVEFDDVRAKGAVIHSEGKGRAFTFNGKAYIQIVVRNSTEEVQRNQELELKVKERTSELRDTMRKLKVYNQKLRKLTSEYLRAQEKERKRIAIELHDRVTQDLINLCHLANELKEQSDESIRIPVENVLSRAKNALAETRNIMRTLYPSTLARYGLIEMMRQELGNLESKAGISTQLKDNQPIKLDPIIETTLYRIFHEALLNIENHSCSTKNIWVNIGYQSGFVKMDIKDNGVGFDIKSVQTKDPGGLEGMRQRAELVDGHFDLESNPGKGTKISVKIPIHTSDEIIR is encoded by the coding sequence TAGATGCCTTAACCGGTCAAATTGTTAACTGCAACAAGGAATATGAGCTATTAACCGGATTTAAGTTTGAAGATCTGATAAAAATGGAAATATGGGATACCCACCCTGCAAACCAGCGAAAAAAATGCACATCTATTATGCGAAAAACACTCAAGCAGGGCTATGGCAAAGTAGAATTTGACGATGTGAGAGCTAAAGGTGCGGTTATTCATTCTGAGGGAAAGGGACGAGCATTCACCTTTAACGGCAAGGCTTACATCCAGATTGTAGTAAGGAACAGTACCGAAGAGGTGCAAAGAAATCAAGAACTGGAGCTAAAAGTTAAAGAGCGCACAAGCGAACTCAGGGATACAATGCGCAAACTAAAAGTTTACAACCAGAAACTGCGTAAACTTACCAGTGAATACTTAAGAGCTCAGGAAAAAGAAAGAAAACGGATTGCAATTGAGCTGCATGACCGGGTAACTCAAGACCTGATTAATCTCTGCCATTTGGCAAATGAACTAAAAGAACAAAGCGATGAATCCATCAGAATACCCGTTGAAAATGTACTTAGCAGAGCTAAAAATGCTCTGGCCGAGACCAGAAACATTATGAGAACACTCTACCCCTCAACCCTTGCACGTTACGGGCTGATTGAGATGATGAGACAAGAATTGGGTAATTTAGAGAGCAAAGCAGGCATCAGCACACAGTTAAAGGATAACCAGCCGATTAAACTTGACCCCATTATTGAAACAACGCTCTACCGGATTTTTCACGAGGCTCTGCTAAATATAGAAAACCATAGTTGCAGCACTAAAAATATATGGGTAAATATCGGATATCAAAGCGGATTTGTAAAAATGGATATCAAAGACAATGGGGTAGGCTTTGATATAAAATCTGTTCAAACTAAAGACCCCGGCGGTCTTGAGGGTATGCGACAAAGAGCTGAACTGGTAGATGGTCATTTTGATTTGGAAAGCAATCCCGGTAAAGGTACAAAAATATCCGTGAAGATTCCAATCCATACATCAGATGAGATAATCCGATAA
- a CDS encoding response regulator transcription factor has protein sequence MHNQDNINNEPTTKSNGQIIKVVLIDDHEIVRQGLATMLQKEPDIRLVGDAPDSVSGLDIIEKTNPDVVLLDVQLGNTDIDGFTLAKKIKNKYPDKMVIMLTGFDSELYLTEAVRSKVDGFILKEHPRLILACAIRMAYSGISIWDTKILYRALTNISRSKENIETTPLVHDKFGVDLNEKEKIILHLLAKGYSNKDIGHKLEYTPSTVKKYVYNCMKKLGVSNRTQLAILANNNGLK, from the coding sequence ATGCATAACCAGGATAATATAAACAATGAACCCACTACGAAATCAAATGGCCAAATAATTAAGGTCGTACTGATTGATGATCATGAGATAGTCAGGCAGGGGCTTGCCACTATGCTCCAAAAGGAACCTGATATCCGTCTTGTAGGCGATGCCCCTGACTCGGTTAGCGGTTTGGATATTATTGAAAAGACCAATCCGGATGTGGTATTGCTGGATGTTCAATTAGGTAACACAGATATTGATGGATTCACTCTGGCTAAAAAAATCAAGAATAAATATCCAGACAAGATGGTAATCATGCTCACCGGATTTGACTCCGAGCTGTATTTGACTGAGGCCGTAAGGAGCAAGGTTGACGGGTTTATACTTAAAGAGCACCCTCGGTTAATCTTAGCCTGCGCAATAAGGATGGCATATTCCGGCATAAGTATATGGGATACCAAAATTCTGTATAGAGCTCTAACCAATATTTCAAGATCCAAAGAAAATATTGAAACTACTCCGCTGGTACATGATAAATTCGGAGTAGATTTAAATGAAAAGGAAAAAATTATTCTGCATCTGCTGGCAAAGGGTTATTCTAATAAGGATATCGGGCATAAGCTAGAATATACTCCAAGTACTGTTAAAAAATATGTTTATAATTGCATGAAAAAATTGGGCGTTTCAAACAGAACCCAACTGGCTATCTTAGCTAATAATAATGGCTTAAAATGA
- a CDS encoding reductive dehalogenase: protein MSKLHSTLSRRDFMKGLGLAGAGLGAVAASAPVFHDVDELTSLGSNVNRYPWYVKEREFKNPTVEIDWNVLSRQNANNFKSHAKPTPADYDAAGVVGRYMYDLETPAEALILYDYCEKEFPGWDKGWGGSGDVRTTALDNACKFMMMGMWPGDMYQGGKRINVRNAIIAAGGTGSYSSFLGPQCFSIRPQDVGASRWQGTPEENYKTVRNAFRFLGAQDVGCAEIDSDTVKFFHRAKGGASGMFAGQGDAGGKQVAFKDIDVPYETGDEYAIPNKCKYIITFTARQSFEGTRRQAGITEGFAVWYSYARYIKMMCHMQEFIRGLGYDCLNMSGLCFSNPLSAITGLGEHGRMSSPTIHPKNGTTNRANGWAFLTDMPIAPTKPIDFGAYKFCETCGICADSCPFGIIQKGPSTWENPDAAGNGLAQGQFRGWRTDNVKCPHCPTCQGTCPFNSTSESFIHDMVKVTTTNLPLFNGFFANMERFMEYGRKPQWEFWDIEQPTYGFDTTA from the coding sequence ATGTCAAAGCTTCACAGTACACTATCACGACGTGACTTTATGAAAGGCCTGGGTCTGGCCGGAGCCGGACTGGGCGCGGTTGCCGCATCAGCACCGGTATTTCATGACGTGGATGAATTAACATCCCTGGGTTCAAATGTTAATAGATACCCTTGGTATGTTAAAGAGAGGGAATTTAAGAATCCGACAGTAGAAATTGATTGGAACGTGCTGTCTCGTCAAAACGCCAACAATTTTAAATCCCATGCCAAGCCTACCCCGGCTGATTATGATGCGGCTGGTGTGGTTGGTCGCTATATGTACGACCTGGAAACACCTGCAGAAGCCTTGATCCTCTATGACTATTGTGAAAAAGAATTCCCCGGCTGGGACAAAGGTTGGGGCGGTTCAGGAGATGTTCGCACTACCGCTTTGGATAATGCCTGCAAATTTATGATGATGGGTATGTGGCCGGGAGATATGTATCAGGGCGGCAAACGCATAAACGTTCGCAATGCTATCATCGCCGCCGGCGGTACCGGTTCTTACAGTTCATTCCTGGGGCCGCAGTGTTTCTCAATCCGCCCGCAGGATGTGGGTGCTTCCCGTTGGCAGGGTACGCCGGAAGAGAACTACAAAACCGTGCGGAATGCCTTCCGTTTCCTGGGTGCCCAGGATGTAGGCTGTGCTGAAATAGACAGCGATACTGTTAAATTCTTCCACAGGGCCAAAGGCGGTGCCAGTGGCATGTTTGCCGGGCAGGGAGATGCAGGCGGTAAACAGGTTGCGTTCAAAGACATAGATGTACCCTACGAAACAGGCGACGAGTATGCCATACCCAACAAATGCAAATATATTATTACCTTTACTGCCCGCCAGAGTTTTGAAGGTACCCGCCGTCAGGCCGGCATTACAGAAGGTTTTGCGGTCTGGTATTCTTATGCCCGCTATATAAAGATGATGTGCCATATGCAGGAGTTTATTCGTGGCCTTGGTTACGATTGTCTGAATATGAGCGGTTTGTGTTTCTCAAATCCTCTGTCAGCCATAACCGGTTTGGGTGAGCATGGGCGGATGTCTTCTCCGACTATTCACCCCAAAAACGGCACTACTAACCGGGCCAATGGTTGGGCCTTCCTTACCGATATGCCTATAGCTCCCACCAAGCCCATAGACTTTGGGGCATACAAATTCTGTGAGACCTGCGGTATCTGTGCAGATTCCTGTCCCTTTGGCATTATCCAGAAGGGGCCTTCTACTTGGGAAAACCCTGATGCTGCCGGTAACGGTTTGGCGCAGGGTCAGTTTAGAGGTTGGCGTACTGACAATGTAAAATGTCCGCATTGTCCCACCTGTCAGGGTACCTGTCCCTTTAACTCCACATCGGAGTCCTTTATCCATGATATGGTCAAAGTTACTACTACCAATCTTCCCCTGTTTAACGGGTTCTTTGCCAACATGGAAAGGTTTATGGAATATGGCCGTAAACCGCAGTGGGAGTTCTGGGATATAGAACAACCCACCTATGGTTTTGATACCACGGCCTAG
- a CDS encoding response regulator transcription factor, translated as MAKECILLIDDITDTTAIVSLLKAAEYQIILAKNETDGLKKASQFHADLVIVNQTHIKLLQHELSLLIRQLSYMPILVLGSQNEAAEILELGADSFISSPPNPRELKARINSILRPKRKLPPHKIDGSNNESNSNTLNLKTSYKLTPTENRLDSCLKQNQGHLIEYQSLINAIWGEDKIRLDTLHYYMRRLKSKVSFPRIIQQRGIGYLLDRS; from the coding sequence ATGGCAAAAGAATGTATCCTTTTAATAGATGATATAACTGACACAACTGCTATTGTTTCTTTGCTAAAAGCCGCTGAGTATCAAATTATTCTGGCCAAAAATGAAACTGACGGGCTTAAAAAAGCTTCTCAATTTCATGCGGATTTAGTAATAGTAAATCAGACTCATATCAAATTACTTCAACACGAATTATCACTTCTGATAAGGCAATTATCCTATATGCCAATACTGGTACTGGGGAGCCAAAATGAAGCTGCTGAAATTCTTGAACTTGGAGCAGATTCATTTATATCTTCACCCCCTAATCCAAGAGAGCTAAAAGCCAGGATAAATTCTATTCTCCGACCTAAACGTAAATTACCACCACATAAGATAGATGGCAGCAATAACGAAAGTAATAGCAATACGCTTAATCTCAAAACCTCATATAAGCTCACTCCTACCGAAAACCGGCTTGATTCTTGCTTAAAACAAAATCAAGGGCACTTAATAGAATACCAAAGCCTTATAAATGCAATATGGGGTGAAGATAAGATTAGGCTGGATACACTGCACTATTATATGCGACGGCTTAAGTCTAAAGTATCTTTTCCCCGGATTATTCAACAAAGGGGTATAGGTTATCTGCTCGATAGAAGTTAG